A DNA window from Helianthus annuus cultivar XRQ/B chromosome 15, HanXRQr2.0-SUNRISE, whole genome shotgun sequence contains the following coding sequences:
- the LOC110912909 gene encoding anaphase-promoting complex subunit 6 — translation MLEEEIEKLRGVIRDCVSKHLYSSAIFFADKVAAFTSDPADIYMQAQALFLGRHYRRAFHLLNASQIVLRDLRFRYLAAKCLEELKEWDQCLQMLGEANEDEHGNFRDAKDSDVMYLDKDTEDREINISSAICFLRGKAYEALENRSQARKWFMAAIRADPLCYEALECLIENHMLTCEEEKSLLSSLQFAPEDDWLSSFYSCLIKKYEKSVVVEEKFNKLENEDISTKPSNESTICTLKNNTDLLACKAEYYHQCGEYQKCFELTSLLLEKDPFHLKSTIVHIAAAMELGHSNELYLMACNLVKDYPQKAISWFAVGCYYYCIKKYDQSRRYFSKATSLDGTFAPGWIGFGNAYAAKEEGDQAMSGYRTAARLFPGCHLPTLYIGMEYMRTHSFKLADQFFMQAKAICPSDPLVYNELGVVAYNMKEYSKAVWWFEKTLLHIPSPLSEMWESTVVNLAHALRKLKRYIEAIIYYEKALALSTRSLSTYAGLAYTYHLQDNYTDAITYYHKALWINPDDQFCTEMLTLALVDESRQGI, via the exons ATGTTGGAAGAAGAAATCGAGAAGCTTCGAGGAGTTATTAGAGATTGCGTTAGCAAGCATCTCTACTCCTCGGCGATCTTCTTCGCCGATAAGGTCGCCGCCTTCACTTCCGATCCGGCCGATATCTACATGCAAGCACAAGCCCTATTTCTTGGTCGCCATTACCGCCGTGCTTTCCACCTGCTAAACGCATCTCAGATTGTTCTACGTGATCTTCGCTTCCGTTATTTGGCAGCTAAATGTCTT GAAGAACTAAAGGAGTGGGatcagtgtttgcaaatgcttggAGAAGCTAATGAGGATGAGCATGGGAATTTCAGGGATGCTAAGGATTCTGATGTCATGTACTTGGATAAAGATACCGAAGATCGTGAAATTAAT ATATCATCAGCAATATGTTTTCTTAGAGGCAAGGCATATGAAGCTCTGGAGAATCGTTCTCAGGCGCGAAAATG GTTCATGGCTGCAATCAGAGCTGATCCTTTATGCTATGAG GCTCTGGAATGTCTTATTGAGAATCACATGTTAACATGTGAAGAAG AGAAAAGTCTTCTTTCATCTCTGCAGTTTGCTCCAGAAGATGACTGGCTTTCTTCATTCTATTCATGTTTAATAAAAAAG TACGAAAAATCAGTTGTTGTAGAAGAGAAGTTTAACAAGCTTGAGAATGAAGATATTAGCACAAAACCATCAAACGAGTCAACGATTTGTACACTAAAAAACAACACAGATCTTTTGGCTTGCAAGGCTGAATACTATCATCAATGCGGTGAATATCAGAAATGCTTTGAATTGACTTCACT ATTGCTCGAGAAGGATCCATTCCATCTTAAAAGTACAATAGTTCATATAGCAGCAGCCATGGAACTTGGACATTCAAATGAGCTTTATCTTATGGCTTGCAACTTAGTCAAGGACTATCCTCAAAA GGCGATATCATGGTTTGCTGTTGGCTGCTACTACTATTGTATCAAGAAGTATGATCAGTCACGGCGTTATTTCAG CAAGGCCACTAGCTTAGATGGAACATTTGCTCCTGGTTGGATAGGGTTTGGGAATGCTTATGCAGCCAAAGAAGAAGGTGACCAAGCTATGTCAGGTTATCGTACTGCTGCACGTTTATTTCCTGG GTGTCACTTACCTACTCTGTATATTGGGATGGAGTACATGCGGACTCACAGCTTCAAACTTGCTGATCAG TTTTTCATGCAGGCGAAGGCCATATGCCCTTCGGATCCACTTGTATACAATGAACTTGGAGTTGTTGCTTATAATATGAAAGA ATATAGTAAAGCAGTATGGTGGTTTGAAAAGACTTTGCTTCACATACCGTCACCTTTAAGTGAGATGTGGGAATCAACAGTGGTTAATCTTGCTCATGCCTTAAGAAAATTGAA GAGATACATCGAAGCTATCATATATTACGAAAAGGCCCTTGCACTATCAACGAGAAGCTTAAGCACATATGCTGGTTTAGCATACACATATCACCTGCAG GATAATTATACGGATGCAATTACATACTATCACAAG GCACTATGGATTAATCCGGATGATCAGTTCTGCACAGAAATGTTGACATTGGCCCTTGTGGATGAAAGTAGACAGGGTATTTAA